One window of the Xenopus tropicalis strain Nigerian chromosome 10, UCB_Xtro_10.0, whole genome shotgun sequence genome contains the following:
- the nptx1 gene encoding neuronal pentraxin-1 precursor, protein MITGACWKCLLLSFFFLRGSAQNFAQTRFICTSVPVDMDMCTSSMQNSGPTEDLKTTILQLRETVLQQKETIMNQKDTIRELTSKLARCDGQALLEIPSNEPKTGAPGTRRKETATSKNTMGDLSRSPTAETLVQLGQSLQALKTRLENLEQYSRGNSSTQANSLKDLLQNKIDDLEKQVLSRVNNLEEGKQTQKNDTEQRGKIESTLTNLHQRITDLEKGQKETRPADKFQLTFPLRTNYMYAKVKKTLPEMYAFTVCMWLKSNASPGVGTPFSYAVPGQANELVLIEWGNNPMEILINDKVAKLPFVINDGKWHHICIAWTTRDGVWEAYQDGILRGNGENLAPYHPIKHQGVLVLGQEQDTLGGGFDATQAFVGELAHFNMWDRKLTVGEVYNLATCTNKALTGNVISWSENNIEIFGGATKWTFDACRQIN, encoded by the exons ATGATAACCGGAGCTTGCTGGAAATGTCTGCTCCTCTCTTTCTTTTTTCTACGGGGATCTGCGCAGAACTTCGCCCAAACGAGATTTATTTGTACGTCGGTACCAGTGGATATGGATATGTGCACTTCCTCCATGCAGAACAGTGGCCCGACTGAAGACTTGAAGACCACAATACTCCAGCTCCGGGAGACGGTTCTCCAGCAAAAAGAGACTATAATGAACCAGAAGGACACGATCAGGGAGCTGACAAGTAAACTGGCCAGGTGTGACGGGCAGGCATTGCTGGAAATCCCCTCCAATGAGCCCAAGACCGGTGCCCCTGGCACAAGGAGAAAGGAGACTGCCACTTCCAAAAACACAATGGGAGATTTGTCTAGAAGCCCTACGGCCGAAACACTTGTTCAGCTGGGGCAGTCCCTGCAGGCTCTAAAGACTAGGCTGGAGAACTTAGAG CAATACAGCAGAGGTAATTCATCCACCCAAGCCAACAGCCTGAAGGATTTACTGCAGAACAAGATAGATGACTTGGAGAAACAGGTTCTTTCTAGAGTAAACAACCTGGAAGAGGGGAAGCAGACCCAAAAGAATGATACTGAGCAGAGAGGGAAGATTGAGAGCACCTTAACCAACCTACACCAGAGGATCACAGATTTGGAAAAAG GTCAGAAAGAGACCAGACCAGCAGACAAATTTCAGCTCACCTTTCCCCTAAGGACAAACTATATGTATGCCAAAGTGAAGAAGACTTTGCCTGAAATGTATGCCTTCACTGTTTGTATGTGGCTTAAATCCAACGCATCGCCAGGAGTTGGTACCCCATTTTCTTATGCTGTCCCTGGACAGGCCAATGAGCTAGTTTTGATCGAATGGGGCAACAATCCCATGGAAATACTAATTAATGACAAG GTGGCAAAACTCCCATTTGTAATCAATGATGGAAAATGGCATCATATCTGTATTGCATGGACAACGAGGGATGGGGTTTGGGAAGCATACCAAGATGGCATCCTAAGAGGCAATGGAGAAAACCTTGCCCCCTACCACCCAATTAAGCATCAGGGTGTGTTGGTGCTTGGCCAAGAGCAG GACACACTGGGAGGTGGATTTGATGCAACCCAGGCTTTTGTGGGGGAGCTAGCTCACTTCAACATGTGGGACAGGAAACTAACAGTTGGAGAAGTGTATAACTTGGCAACTTGCACCAACAAGGCATTGACGGGTAATGTCATAAGCTGGTCAGAGAACAACATAGAGATCTTTGGTGGTGCCACCAAGTGGACATTTGATGCATGCCGTCAGATCAACTGA